A portion of the Ferrimonas lipolytica genome contains these proteins:
- a CDS encoding YbjN domain-containing protein, which yields MATLPIPDHSELQSWLKQFEIDFYHCGNCEGMHLPILQDNPVIYDAKVEIEGDFLYLTASIELRPTGLMQAYAELSRLNCEFPTLKIFVEMIDESLPRLLMCHNLALIPGISKAQFEFFVRDGIDQMHQVAAEVGKLNINFNEEPVEEIQIETVPTGLMMH from the coding sequence ATGGCCACCTTGCCGATTCCAGACCACAGCGAACTACAAAGCTGGTTGAAACAATTTGAAATCGACTTTTACCACTGTGGCAATTGTGAGGGGATGCACCTGCCTATCTTGCAAGACAACCCTGTAATTTACGACGCTAAGGTAGAGATTGAAGGCGACTTCCTATACCTCACCGCTTCAATTGAGCTACGTCCAACTGGGTTGATGCAAGCGTACGCCGAGCTAAGCCGTCTTAATTGCGAGTTCCCCACGCTGAAGATCTTCGTTGAGATGATCGATGAATCTTTACCACGACTATTGATGTGCCATAACCTGGCGCTGATCCCTGGCATAAGCAAAGCGCAGTTTGAGTTCTTCGTTAGAGATGGGATAGATCAGATGCATCAAGTTGCCGCTGAGGTAGGTAAGCTCAATATTAACTTTAATGAAGAGCCAGTCGAAGAGATCCAGATCGAAACGGTACCAACCGGACTAATGATGCACTAA
- a CDS encoding DUF4826 family protein, which translates to MSEQAKKQQQESAWVRAQFQKANKHMAEKGVLPGKVILKESRNLPPFVAIWKIEDSTPHKRRFWVLTGDLPTDMVSESAAPNAREAIHHFSLLWQMKAENLLRSRDKTQVELAKMMVSRSESLNKMHADQRLWGEMKSKLAS; encoded by the coding sequence ATGTCTGAACAGGCCAAAAAACAACAGCAAGAATCAGCCTGGGTTCGAGCTCAATTTCAGAAAGCCAACAAACATATGGCAGAGAAAGGAGTGTTACCGGGTAAAGTGATCCTGAAAGAATCACGAAATTTGCCGCCATTTGTAGCCATCTGGAAAATTGAAGATAGCACTCCACATAAGCGTCGTTTTTGGGTGTTAACCGGTGATTTACCAACCGACATGGTCTCGGAAAGCGCGGCACCAAACGCTCGCGAAGCGATTCATCACTTTTCACTGCTATGGCAGATGAAAGCAGAAAACTTACTTCGTAGCCGAGATAAGACGCAGGTTGAGTTAGCCAAAATGATGGTGTCCCGCTCGGAAAGTTTAAATAAAATGCACGCAGATCAACGTCTGTGGGGCGAGATGAAATCCAAGCTTGCTTCGTAA
- the gloA gene encoding lactoylglutathione lyase, with protein MAQVLHTMLRVTDLDASIEFYTDVLGMNLLRKHNNEEYEYSLVFVGYGDETEGNAVIELTYNWGVDSYEHGTAFGHVALGFDDIYATCDKIRAAGGNITREPGPVLGGSTHIAFVTDPDGYKIELIQRDQASAGLGK; from the coding sequence ATGGCTCAAGTACTTCACACCATGCTACGTGTAACCGATTTGGATGCGTCTATCGAATTTTACACTGACGTATTAGGAATGAACCTGTTACGCAAACACAACAACGAAGAGTACGAGTATTCACTGGTGTTTGTTGGCTACGGTGACGAGACTGAAGGCAATGCGGTTATCGAACTCACCTACAACTGGGGTGTCGATAGCTATGAACACGGAACGGCGTTTGGCCATGTTGCCTTAGGCTTTGATGATATCTACGCAACCTGCGACAAGATCCGCGCTGCCGGTGGCAATATAACTCGTGAGCCAGGGCCAGTATTGGGTGGTTCAACCCATATTGCCTTCGTTACCGATCCAGACGGTTATAAGATCGAACTGATCCAACGAGATCAGGCGTCTGCCGGTTTAGGTAAATAA
- a CDS encoding Glu/Leu/Phe/Val dehydrogenase: protein MAIFSNPSFDQHEKVLFVSDEASGLKAIVAVHDTTMGPAVGGCRMWPYASDEEAITDVLRLSRGMTYKNALAGLQFGGGKSVIIGDHRTDKSDELFRAFGRAIDALGGVYYSAEDVGITTADIMTAHQETPYMMGLEGKSGDPSPYTALGTFLGIKAAVKYQRGVDDLTGIKVAVQGLGHVGYYLCEHLYQAGAELIVCDLNDTQLERAKRELNATVVGLDEIYSQEVDVYAPCALGATINDITLPQLKATIVAGCANNQLAELRHGEQLRDRGILYAPDYVINAGGIINVSFERDYNADAAEAKVRKIYQTLLDIFAKADESGQTTGVVADEMARAIIAANRS, encoded by the coding sequence GTGGCGATATTTTCAAATCCATCATTTGACCAACACGAAAAAGTGTTGTTTGTATCGGACGAAGCATCTGGCTTAAAGGCGATTGTAGCCGTTCACGATACCACCATGGGGCCAGCGGTTGGGGGCTGTCGCATGTGGCCATATGCCAGTGATGAAGAGGCCATTACTGATGTGTTGCGCCTATCTCGAGGTATGACCTACAAAAACGCCTTAGCGGGTTTGCAATTCGGTGGCGGTAAGTCAGTGATCATTGGTGATCATCGCACCGATAAGTCGGACGAACTGTTTCGTGCCTTTGGTCGCGCTATCGACGCCTTAGGGGGGGTGTACTACTCTGCTGAAGATGTGGGGATCACCACCGCAGACATCATGACCGCCCACCAAGAGACCCCTTACATGATGGGACTTGAAGGTAAGAGTGGCGATCCATCCCCTTACACCGCGCTGGGCACATTCCTCGGCATTAAGGCGGCAGTAAAATACCAACGTGGCGTCGATGACCTAACTGGCATCAAGGTGGCGGTACAGGGACTAGGGCATGTAGGTTATTACCTGTGTGAACACCTGTACCAAGCTGGCGCCGAACTGATTGTCTGCGATCTCAACGACACCCAGTTAGAACGAGCTAAACGCGAACTCAACGCTACCGTTGTTGGCCTAGATGAGATCTATAGTCAAGAGGTCGATGTTTACGCCCCTTGTGCATTAGGCGCCACCATTAACGACATAACCCTACCGCAACTTAAAGCAACCATCGTTGCCGGTTGCGCTAATAATCAGTTGGCGGAGTTGCGCCATGGAGAGCAGTTACGCGACCGAGGAATTTTGTACGCGCCGGATTACGTCATTAATGCCGGCGGCATCATCAATGTTTCATTTGAGCGTGACTACAATGCCGACGCGGCCGAGGCCAAGGTGCGTAAGATCTATCAAACACTACTTGATATCTTTGCCAAGGCCGATGAAAGCGGGCAAACCACCGGTGTAGTTGCAGACGAAATGGCCCGAGCGATCATTGCCGCTAATCGTAGCTAA
- a CDS encoding cupin domain-containing protein translates to MNQLNLNIADFLANYWQQQPVVIKAAFTQFADPIAPDELAGLALEDATAARMVYTQKDHWHSSSDIPEDYSPLGEHNWQLLVQAINHYVEYADQLAEQFSFLPQWRFDDLMASFAVEGGGVGPHIDNYDVFIIQGQGKRQWQVGPRGNYASRNDGSNMSLVEDFEPIINEVMEPGDLLYIPVGFPHCGRSIVPSLSYSVGFRAPSQQELLSALADAYVDNDLGNERYQQADDNQRTNLIGTAQQQGFAAMLSSSLQHDGWHQALGTLLSQNRFELALEPPSEPISVAQTAARLQQGEPLYRLLGLKCLQVEGDHHNRLFFDGQSWLLPPELKDVTVAISASKQLHWAQLAPLFQDPQLSMQLNELINQGYWLFNDE, encoded by the coding sequence ATGAATCAACTCAATCTCAACATCGCCGACTTCTTAGCCAACTACTGGCAACAACAACCAGTTGTAATAAAAGCCGCCTTTACTCAGTTTGCCGATCCCATCGCTCCCGACGAACTGGCAGGCTTAGCGCTAGAGGACGCCACTGCCGCCCGTATGGTTTATACCCAAAAAGACCATTGGCACAGCAGCAGTGACATTCCCGAGGATTATTCACCGCTGGGCGAACACAATTGGCAGCTGCTGGTGCAGGCGATTAACCACTACGTCGAATACGCCGACCAGCTTGCTGAGCAATTTTCTTTCCTACCGCAATGGCGATTTGATGACCTAATGGCCTCGTTTGCGGTCGAAGGTGGCGGCGTAGGCCCACATATTGATAACTACGATGTGTTCATCATTCAGGGCCAAGGAAAACGGCAATGGCAAGTCGGCCCTCGCGGTAACTATGCCAGCCGTAACGATGGCAGCAATATGAGCTTGGTTGAAGACTTCGAGCCCATCATTAATGAAGTGATGGAGCCCGGCGACCTGCTCTATATTCCCGTCGGCTTTCCCCATTGCGGACGTTCAATCGTGCCATCGTTATCCTACTCTGTCGGCTTTCGTGCTCCTAGTCAGCAAGAGTTGCTATCGGCACTGGCTGATGCCTATGTGGATAACGACTTAGGCAATGAGCGCTACCAACAAGCTGATGATAACCAGCGCACCAACCTTATTGGTACAGCGCAACAGCAAGGGTTTGCGGCAATGCTGAGTTCATCATTGCAACACGATGGCTGGCACCAAGCGCTCGGTACGCTGTTAAGTCAGAACCGATTTGAATTAGCGCTGGAGCCACCATCTGAACCAATCTCCGTTGCTCAAACTGCTGCGCGCTTACAACAAGGCGAGCCATTGTATCGACTACTCGGACTGAAATGCTTGCAGGTTGAGGGGGATCACCACAATCGCTTGTTCTTCGATGGTCAATCTTGGTTGTTACCACCGGAACTTAAAGATGTAACTGTGGCCATTAGTGCCAGTAAACAGCTACATTGGGCTCAATTAGCCCCCCTGTTCCAAGACCCGCAGCTGAGTATGCAGTTAAATGAGTTGATTAATCAGGGTTATTGGCTATTTAATGATGAATAA
- the purB gene encoding adenylosuccinate lyase has translation MELSALTAVSPVDGRYGSKTKDLRGIFSEFGLIKYRVQVEISWLKLLAACPEIEEVPCFSEVALKHLDSITEQFSEADAARVKEIERTTNHDVKAVEYFIKEQIANNAELHAINEFVHFACTSEDINNLSHGLMLTEAREQVILPNLHSIVDAIKTLARDNANVPMMARTHGQPASPTTLGKEMANVAMRLARQVEQIERVELLGKINGAVGNYNAHLSAYPDVDWHQLADRFVTSLGLTWNPWTTQIEPHDYIAELFDALARFNTILLDFDRDIWGYIAMGHFKQRTIAGEIGSSTMPHKVNPIDFENSEGNLGLANALFQHLAAKLPVSRWQRDLTDSTVLRNLGVGMGYSIIAYQSTLKGISKLEVNQASLAAELDANWELLAEPIQTVMRRYGIEKPYEKLKELTRGKRVNQQIMAEFIDGLELPDSVKAELKLLTPANYTGYAGKFLEQF, from the coding sequence ATGGAACTTTCAGCTTTAACCGCGGTGTCCCCGGTTGATGGCCGATATGGAAGCAAGACAAAGGACCTTCGTGGGATCTTTAGCGAATTTGGCTTAATTAAATATCGCGTACAAGTGGAGATCTCTTGGCTAAAACTGTTAGCCGCTTGCCCAGAAATTGAAGAGGTTCCCTGCTTCAGCGAAGTCGCGTTGAAGCACCTAGACAGTATCACCGAGCAATTCAGTGAAGCTGATGCAGCACGAGTTAAAGAGATCGAACGAACCACCAACCACGATGTAAAAGCGGTTGAATACTTCATTAAAGAGCAGATTGCCAACAATGCCGAGCTGCACGCCATTAATGAATTTGTTCACTTCGCCTGTACTTCAGAAGACATCAACAACCTGTCCCACGGTTTGATGCTTACTGAAGCCCGCGAGCAAGTCATCTTACCTAACCTTCACAGTATCGTTGATGCCATCAAAACCTTGGCCCGTGATAACGCCAATGTACCAATGATGGCCCGCACCCACGGCCAACCAGCCTCGCCGACCACCTTAGGCAAAGAGATGGCTAACGTTGCCATGCGTTTGGCTCGCCAAGTTGAACAGATCGAGCGTGTTGAACTACTTGGTAAAATCAACGGTGCCGTTGGTAACTACAACGCACACCTGTCTGCTTACCCCGATGTTGATTGGCACCAGCTGGCGGATCGCTTTGTCACCAGCCTCGGCTTGACTTGGAATCCGTGGACTACTCAGATCGAACCGCATGATTACATCGCCGAACTGTTTGATGCGTTGGCGCGTTTCAACACCATCTTATTGGACTTCGATCGTGACATCTGGGGCTACATCGCTATGGGTCACTTCAAGCAGCGAACCATCGCCGGTGAGATCGGTTCCTCAACGATGCCGCACAAAGTGAACCCAATTGATTTCGAAAACTCCGAAGGCAACTTGGGTTTAGCTAACGCCCTGTTTCAACATTTGGCGGCTAAACTGCCAGTTTCTCGCTGGCAGCGAGACTTAACCGACTCGACGGTATTACGTAATCTTGGTGTTGGTATGGGTTACAGCATTATCGCTTACCAGTCGACCCTCAAAGGGATCAGCAAGCTTGAGGTTAACCAGGCCAGCCTAGCGGCTGAGCTTGATGCAAACTGGGAGCTTTTGGCTGAACCAATTCAAACCGTAATGCGTCGCTACGGAATCGAAAAGCCTTATGAGAAGCTAAAGGAGCTGACTCGCGGTAAACGGGTCAACCAGCAGATTATGGCTGAGTTTATTGATGGTCTCGAGCTACCTGACTCAGTAAAAGCGGAGCTTAAGCTGCTTACCCCAGCGAACTACACCGGTTATGCCGGTAAGTTCCTCGAGCAGTTCTAA